One window of Cryptococcus neoformans var. grubii H99 chromosome 11, complete sequence genomic DNA carries:
- a CDS encoding TPR repeat-containing protein (overlaps another CDS with the same product name) has translation MFTLVLLIPQSVLGENEQTSGEPSLHLNRFQSIHILHTRNMSPTKTPNGIPNGDTNLSAPDVDSYPYNLGSYSCKVNTNSKDCQTWFDRGLIWSYGFHHEEAERCFRYAVHCDPHCAMAHWGIAYAGGPNYNKAWERFDEADLKRALHKCHLATSKARELAIAPLEVALVEALCARFPSEREGDYQHWNRTYSEYMDQVYEKHGDHLDVVALYADSLMALAPWQLWDLHTGAPREDSRTLRIESILEKAFQRPESLFHPGILHFYIHLMELSSKPELAVLAADRLRNLCPDVGHLNHMPGHIDLLIGDYRRAIASNIEAIQGDELYMKHGSTTDFYTFYRLHDYTFPIYAGMFNGQFRIAMDTVERMEKSLTEDLLRIPSPPMIDWMEGFKSYRVHVLVRFGKWHDILQLPFPNDRQFYCVTTTILHYARALSYSVLDRVEDALKERDLFRVSRMKIYPSRFEFPNSWQDILNVAETMLTGELEYRRANYTLAFEQLRKSIRYYDNLIYAEPWGWMQPPRHAYAALQLEQGNVEEAAKTYAEDLGYVDSLPRAVRHPNNVWALHGYHECLVKLGRHGEAKILEPQLILALAVADIPIESSCFCRRMQPAANQSMCCKSIG, from the exons ATGTTTACTTTAGTATTGCTCATTCCACAATCTGTActtggtgagaacgagCAAACAAGCGGTGAGCCAAG TCTACACCTGAACCGATTTCAATCCATCCACATACTACACACACGTAACATGTCTCCTACGAAAACTCCCAACGGTATTCCCAACGGCGATACGAACCTCTCTGCTCCTGATGTCGATTCCTATCCTTACAACCTCGGCAGCTACTCCTGTAAAGTCAACACCAACTCCAAAGACTGTCAGACGTGGTTCGACCGTGGTTTGATCTGGTCGTACGGCTTCCATCACGAAGAGGCGGAACGATGCTTCCGCTATGCTGTCCACTGCGACCCTCACTGTGCCATGGCGCACTGGGGTATTGCCTATGCTGGTGGTCCTAATTACAACAAGGCTTGGGAGCGATTCGACGAGGCAGATCTAAAGCGTGCTCTTCACAAATGCCATCTGGCGACTAGCAAAGCGCGTGAGCTCGCCATTGCTCCATTGGAAGTCGCTTTGGTCGAAGCTCTTTGCGCTCGTTTTCCCTCAGAGCGAGAAGGGGATTACCAACATTGGAATAGGACTTACTCGGAGTATATGGACCAGGTGTATGAGAAACATGGTGATCATCTCGACGTCGTTGCCTTATACGCCGATTCTCTCATGGCTCTTGCCCCCTGGCAGCTTTGGGATCTTCACACTGGTGCTCCTCGAGAGGATAGCCGAACTTTGCGCATTGAGTCGATCCTCGAGAAGGCTTTCCAACGACCGGAGTCTTTATTCCATCCTGGTATCCTTCACTTCTATATCCATCTCATGGAGCTTTCTTCCAAGCCCGAGCTCGCTGTCCTGGCCGCTGATCGACTGCGGAATCTGTGTCCTGATGTGGGTCATTTAAACCATATGCCTGGGCATATCGATCTCTTGATTGGCGACTATCGTCGAGCTATCGCTTCCAACATTGAAGCGATCCAGGGGGATGAGCTGTACATGAAACATGGCTCCACCACCGATTTTTACACATTCTACCGACTTCACGATTACACTTTCCCTATTTACGCTGGTATGTTTAACGGTCAGTTTCGCATCGCAATGGACACAGTAGAGCGGATGGAAAAGTCTCTTACTGAAGACCTCTTGCGAATCCCTAGTCCTCCAATGATTGATTGGATGGAGGGTTTCAAGTCATACCGAGTTCATGTGCTCGTCCGTTTCGGTAAATGGCACGATATTCTTCAACTGCCCTTCCCAAATGATCGCCAGTTCTATTGCGTCACCACTACCATCCTACATTATGCTCGAGCACTCTCCTACTCCGTCCTTGACCGAGTCGAGGATGCTCTCAAGGAGCGAGACCTCTTCCGCGTGTCTCGTATGAAGATCTACCCATCACGTTTTGAGTTCCCCAATTCATGGCAAGATATTCTCAACGTCGCCGAAACCATGCTTACCGGTGAGCTCGAATACAGGCGTGCCAACTACACCCTCGCCTTTGAGCAATTGCGGAAGTCCATCAGATATTACGACAATCTGATCTATGCCGAGCCTTGGGGCTGGATGCAGCCACCACGACATGCTTACGCCGCTCTTCAGCTGGAGCAGGGTAACGTCGAGGAAGCAGCCAAGACCTATGCAGAAGATCTCGGCTACGTCgactctcttcctcgtgCGGTTCGTCATCCCAACAATGTCTGGGCCCTTCACGGCTATCATGAATGTCTCGTCAAGCTCGGCCGGCACGGCGAAGCCAAGATCCTCGAGCCTCAGCTCATTCTTGCACTCGCAGTCGCCGATATACCAATCGAGTCATCATGCTTCTGCCGTCGGATGCAGCCCGCTGCTAACCAATCAATGTGTTGTAAGTCAATAGGATAG
- a CDS encoding TPR repeat-containing protein (overlaps another CDS with the same product name), which yields MSPTKTPNGIPNGDTNLSAPDVDSYPYNLGSYSCKVNTNSKDCQTWFDRGLIWSYGFHHEEAERCFRYAVHCDPHCAMAHWGIAYAGGPNYNKAWERFDEADLKRALHKCHLATSKARELAIAPLEVALVEALCARFPSEREGDYQHWNRTYSEYMDQVYEKHGDHLDVVALYADSLMALAPWQLWDLHTGAPREDSRTLRIESILEKAFQRPESLFHPGILHFYIHLMELSSKPELAVLAADRLRNLCPDVGHLNHMPGHIDLLIGDYRRAIASNIEAIQGDELYMKHGSTTDFYTFYRLHDYTFPIYAGMFNGQFRIAMDTVERMEKSLTEDLLRIPSPPMIDWMEGFKSYRVHVLVRFGKWHDILQLPFPNDRQFYCVTTTILHYARALSYSVLDRVEDALKERDLFRVSRMKIYPSRFEFPNSWQDILNVAETMLTGELEYRRANYTLAFEQLRKSIRYYDNLIYAEPWGWMQPPRHAYAALQLEQGNVEEAAKTYAEDLGYVDSLPRAVRHPNNVWALHGYHECLVKLGRHGEAKILEPQLILALAVADIPIESSCFCRRMQPAANQSMCCKSIG from the coding sequence ATGTCTCCTACGAAAACTCCCAACGGTATTCCCAACGGCGATACGAACCTCTCTGCTCCTGATGTCGATTCCTATCCTTACAACCTCGGCAGCTACTCCTGTAAAGTCAACACCAACTCCAAAGACTGTCAGACGTGGTTCGACCGTGGTTTGATCTGGTCGTACGGCTTCCATCACGAAGAGGCGGAACGATGCTTCCGCTATGCTGTCCACTGCGACCCTCACTGTGCCATGGCGCACTGGGGTATTGCCTATGCTGGTGGTCCTAATTACAACAAGGCTTGGGAGCGATTCGACGAGGCAGATCTAAAGCGTGCTCTTCACAAATGCCATCTGGCGACTAGCAAAGCGCGTGAGCTCGCCATTGCTCCATTGGAAGTCGCTTTGGTCGAAGCTCTTTGCGCTCGTTTTCCCTCAGAGCGAGAAGGGGATTACCAACATTGGAATAGGACTTACTCGGAGTATATGGACCAGGTGTATGAGAAACATGGTGATCATCTCGACGTCGTTGCCTTATACGCCGATTCTCTCATGGCTCTTGCCCCCTGGCAGCTTTGGGATCTTCACACTGGTGCTCCTCGAGAGGATAGCCGAACTTTGCGCATTGAGTCGATCCTCGAGAAGGCTTTCCAACGACCGGAGTCTTTATTCCATCCTGGTATCCTTCACTTCTATATCCATCTCATGGAGCTTTCTTCCAAGCCCGAGCTCGCTGTCCTGGCCGCTGATCGACTGCGGAATCTGTGTCCTGATGTGGGTCATTTAAACCATATGCCTGGGCATATCGATCTCTTGATTGGCGACTATCGTCGAGCTATCGCTTCCAACATTGAAGCGATCCAGGGGGATGAGCTGTACATGAAACATGGCTCCACCACCGATTTTTACACATTCTACCGACTTCACGATTACACTTTCCCTATTTACGCTGGTATGTTTAACGGTCAGTTTCGCATCGCAATGGACACAGTAGAGCGGATGGAAAAGTCTCTTACTGAAGACCTCTTGCGAATCCCTAGTCCTCCAATGATTGATTGGATGGAGGGTTTCAAGTCATACCGAGTTCATGTGCTCGTCCGTTTCGGTAAATGGCACGATATTCTTCAACTGCCCTTCCCAAATGATCGCCAGTTCTATTGCGTCACCACTACCATCCTACATTATGCTCGAGCACTCTCCTACTCCGTCCTTGACCGAGTCGAGGATGCTCTCAAGGAGCGAGACCTCTTCCGCGTGTCTCGTATGAAGATCTACCCATCACGTTTTGAGTTCCCCAATTCATGGCAAGATATTCTCAACGTCGCCGAAACCATGCTTACCGGTGAGCTCGAATACAGGCGTGCCAACTACACCCTCGCCTTTGAGCAATTGCGGAAGTCCATCAGATATTACGACAATCTGATCTATGCCGAGCCTTGGGGCTGGATGCAGCCACCACGACATGCTTACGCCGCTCTTCAGCTGGAGCAGGGTAACGTCGAGGAAGCAGCCAAGACCTATGCAGAAGATCTCGGCTACGTCgactctcttcctcgtgCGGTTCGTCATCCCAACAATGTCTGGGCCCTTCACGGCTATCATGAATGTCTCGTCAAGCTCGGCCGGCACGGCGAAGCCAAGATCCTCGAGCCTCAGCTCATTCTTGCACTCGCAGTCGCCGATATACCAATCGAGTCATCATGCTTCTGCCGTCGGATGCAGCCCGCTGCTAACCAATCAATGTGTTGTAAGTCAATAGGATAG
- a CDS encoding ATP-binding cassette, subfamily G (WHITE), member 2, PDR has translation MLKTIAGEMNGIVIDESSEVNYRGISPKQMYGQFRGEPIYTGEADVHFLNLTVGQTLSEKGKVEIKAEYAEFAAPLWKQFTIVVWYVWQQHWRTRSYIWVKAAFCIGFSGTSQQGLQNQLFTVFMPFTIFGQLVQQMLPNFLTQRSLYEVRERPSKTYSWKVFIMSNVIAEIPWSTSIYYPIGYYRNAIPTDSVHLRVDLMFLYIEMFMLFTSTFAIMIVAGIDTAETAGNIANLLFLMCHIFWGVLATKESFPPFWIFRYRISPFTYLAEGMLSVAIANTNIVCANNELLSFNPSSAQTCGQYMSNYIAAAGGYLINEDATTGCSFYTMSDTNAFLAQFDNYSHKGGADMHSHFQMERLRSSLDLCTLQLNWWMFHPPLIIDITSGASYLDCFKGVNFRRTEIVCMLWATQNLAGNTFSNYFTYFFEQVGLSGQIPYDSAMGQYAINMHVASLVTDALMLVWTVFYQCSVETLAFSLVAEMSTRRLEIKTVALGRAAYNIAAIISNVLTPYMINPTAWNWGNYTGFFWGGSCFLVLVYAYFRVSELSDRTFAELDILFE, from the exons ATGCTCAAGACGATTGCTGGCGAAATGAACGGTATCGTCATCGACGAGTCTTCGGAGGTTAATTATCGAG GTATTTCTCCCAAGCAAATGTATGGTCAATTCCGAGGCGAGCCTATCTACACCGGCGAAGCGGATGTGCATTTCCTCAATCTTACAGTAGGACAGACTTTATC AGAGAAGGGTAAGGTTGAGATCAAAGCAGAGTACGCAGAGTTTGCAGCACCGTTGTGGAAGCAATTTACCATTGTCGTTTGGTATGTGTGGCAACAGCACTGGAGGACACGGAGTTATATCTGGGTTAAGGCTGCGTTCTGTATTGGTTTC AGTGGAACCTCGCAACAGGGCCTGCAGAACCAGCTTTTCACCGTCTTCATG CCCTTTACTATATTCGGCCAACTTGTTCAGCAGATGTTACCTAACTTT TTGACACAAAGGAGCCTGTACGAAGTGAGAGAGCGACCCTCAAAGACATATTCTTGGAAAGTTTTTATCATGAGCAATGTCATCGCTGAAATCCCTTGGTCCA CATCTATTTATTACCCTATTGGCTACTATCGGAACGCTATTCCTACCGACTCTGTCCATCTCCGTGTTGATCTCATGTTCCTCTACATTGAGATGTTCATGCTCTTCACATCAACTTTCGCGATTATGATTGTGGCAGGTATAGATACGGCGGAGACAGCTGGTAACATTGCgaaccttctcttcttgatgtGTCATATCTTCTGGGG TGTTCTCGCAACCAAGGAGTCCTTCCCCCCCTTCTGGATTTTCAGGTACCGAATCTCCCCCTTCACGTATCTGGCTGAGGGTATGTTAAGTGTGGCCATCGCCAATACCAACATTGTTTGTGCTAACAACGAGCTGTTATCGTTTAATCCGTCTTCCGCACAGACTTGCGGACAATACATGTCAAATTACATCGCGGCTGCTGGAGGATATTTGATCAATGAGGATGCCACAACTGGGTGTAGCTTCTACACCATGAGTGACACAAATGCCTTCTTGGCTCAGTTTGATAACTATAGCCATAA GGGCGGTGCTGATATGCATTCCCATTTTCAGATGGAGAGACTTCGGTCTTCTTTGGATCTTTGTACCCTTCAACTGAATTGGTGGATGTTCCATCCTCCCTTGATCATTG ATATCACTTCTGGTGCATCTTACCTCGACTGCTTCAAAGGTGTCAATTTCCGCAGGACCGAGATCGTTTGTATGCTTTGGGCCACTCAAAATTTGGCTGGTAACACATTCTCCAACTATTTCACCTACTTCTTCGAGCAGGTTGGTCTTAGTGGTCAAATCCCATACGACTCCGCGATGGGTCAGTACGCTATCAACATG CATGTCGCTTCTCTTGTTACGGATGCTTTAATGCTGGTGTGGACGGTCTTCTACCAGTGCTCCGTTGA AACTCTCGCCTTCTCCCTTGTTGCCGAAATGTCAACTCGACGACTTGAAATCAAGACCGTTGCTCTAGGCCGAGCTGCCTACAACATCGCTGCCATCATCAGTAATGTCCTCACTCCGTATATGATCAATCCTACTGCTTGGAACTGGGGAAATTACACTGGCTTTTTCTGGGGGGGATC ATGTTTCTTAGTATTGGTTTACGCCTACTTCCGGGTATCCGAGCTTTCTGACAGGACTTTCGCTGAG CTTGATATTCTATTTGAATGA
- a CDS encoding ATP-binding cassette, subfamily G (WHITE), member 2, PDR, variant: protein MLKTIAGEMNGIVIDESSEVNYRGISPKQMYGQFRGEPIYTGEADVHFLNLTVGQTLSEKGKVEIKAEYAEFAAPLWKQFTIVVWYVWQQHWRTRSYIWVKAAFCIGFSGTSQQGLQNQLFTVFMPFTIFGQLVQQMLPNFLTQRSLYEVRERPSKTYSWKVFIMSNVIAEIPWSTSIYYPIGYYRNAIPTDSVHLRVDLMFLYIEMFMLFTSTFAIMIVAGIDTAETAGNIANLLFLMCHIFWGVLATKESFPPFWIFRYRISPFTYLAEGMLSVAIANTNIVCANNELLSFNPSSAQTCGQYMSNYIAAAGGYLINEDATTGCSFYTMSDTNAFLAQFDNYSHKGGADMHSHFQMERLRSSLDLCTLQLNWWMFHPPLIIDITSGASYLDCFKGVNFRRTEIVCMLWATQNLAGNTFSNYFTYFFEQVGLSGQIPYDSAMGQYAINMHVASLVTDALMLVWTVFYQCSVETLAFSLVAEMSTRRLEIKTVALGRAAYNIAAIISNVLTPYMINPTAWNWGNYTGFFWGGSIGLRLLPGIRAF, encoded by the exons ATGCTCAAGACGATTGCTGGCGAAATGAACGGTATCGTCATCGACGAGTCTTCGGAGGTTAATTATCGAG GTATTTCTCCCAAGCAAATGTATGGTCAATTCCGAGGCGAGCCTATCTACACCGGCGAAGCGGATGTGCATTTCCTCAATCTTACAGTAGGACAGACTTTATC AGAGAAGGGTAAGGTTGAGATCAAAGCAGAGTACGCAGAGTTTGCAGCACCGTTGTGGAAGCAATTTACCATTGTCGTTTGGTATGTGTGGCAACAGCACTGGAGGACACGGAGTTATATCTGGGTTAAGGCTGCGTTCTGTATTGGTTTC AGTGGAACCTCGCAACAGGGCCTGCAGAACCAGCTTTTCACCGTCTTCATG CCCTTTACTATATTCGGCCAACTTGTTCAGCAGATGTTACCTAACTTT TTGACACAAAGGAGCCTGTACGAAGTGAGAGAGCGACCCTCAAAGACATATTCTTGGAAAGTTTTTATCATGAGCAATGTCATCGCTGAAATCCCTTGGTCCA CATCTATTTATTACCCTATTGGCTACTATCGGAACGCTATTCCTACCGACTCTGTCCATCTCCGTGTTGATCTCATGTTCCTCTACATTGAGATGTTCATGCTCTTCACATCAACTTTCGCGATTATGATTGTGGCAGGTATAGATACGGCGGAGACAGCTGGTAACATTGCgaaccttctcttcttgatgtGTCATATCTTCTGGGG TGTTCTCGCAACCAAGGAGTCCTTCCCCCCCTTCTGGATTTTCAGGTACCGAATCTCCCCCTTCACGTATCTGGCTGAGGGTATGTTAAGTGTGGCCATCGCCAATACCAACATTGTTTGTGCTAACAACGAGCTGTTATCGTTTAATCCGTCTTCCGCACAGACTTGCGGACAATACATGTCAAATTACATCGCGGCTGCTGGAGGATATTTGATCAATGAGGATGCCACAACTGGGTGTAGCTTCTACACCATGAGTGACACAAATGCCTTCTTGGCTCAGTTTGATAACTATAGCCATAA GGGCGGTGCTGATATGCATTCCCATTTTCAGATGGAGAGACTTCGGTCTTCTTTGGATCTTTGTACCCTTCAACTGAATTGGTGGATGTTCCATCCTCCCTTGATCATTG ATATCACTTCTGGTGCATCTTACCTCGACTGCTTCAAAGGTGTCAATTTCCGCAGGACCGAGATCGTTTGTATGCTTTGGGCCACTCAAAATTTGGCTGGTAACACATTCTCCAACTATTTCACCTACTTCTTCGAGCAGGTTGGTCTTAGTGGTCAAATCCCATACGACTCCGCGATGGGTCAGTACGCTATCAACATG CATGTCGCTTCTCTTGTTACGGATGCTTTAATGCTGGTGTGGACGGTCTTCTACCAGTGCTCCGTTGA AACTCTCGCCTTCTCCCTTGTTGCCGAAATGTCAACTCGACGACTTGAAATCAAGACCGTTGCTCTAGGCCGAGCTGCCTACAACATCGCTGCCATCATCAGTAATGTCCTCACTCCGTATATGATCAATCCTACTGCTTGGAACTGGGGAAATTACACTGGCTTTTTCTGGGGGGGATC TATTGGTTTACGCCTACTTCCGGGTATCCGAGCTTTCTGA